From Pirellulaceae bacterium:
ATACCATCGAGCCAGGAGACGTGGTTGGCAACCAACAATGCGCCACCTCGTTCTGGCAGGTTTTCACGACCGTGAATCGTGATGCGATAGAAGAGCTTGCTCAAAACCCAAACGATGAAGCGTATCGTTGCTTTGGGAATCACGAATAGCACATAAGCCAGTACCAGGAGGCTCAGTAGGCCGCAGGCAAAAAAAATAGCGGGAGCAGAAAAAAGCGAAACGCCCCAGAGCCTGGAGTCGAGTTGGCCAATCAACGCTTGATATTGAGTGAGTTCGGCTGGCCATTGATCAATCGAGTTTGTTTGATGTTGCCCGCTGTACTGCTGAAAATGGTCGAGCGTCGTCGACCATTCGGCGCCCATTGGATAGGTAGCCTCTTGTTGGGCGAGTTTTTCCATGCCTGAGCCAGCAAATACAAGTAGAGCCAGCAGGATGTCCGTCAATGTTGTCAAGTTACTGGCTGACAAAATCTCGCCTCGTGATTCTGGTGTTAAAGATAGGCTGTCAGCGGTGTCTGGAAGGAGCTGGAACTGAGCCCCAATAGCAGCAAGAATCCGCAAGCAGCGGTCTGGTCCGCACTCCAATTGTCGTCGGTTGACGGAAAATTCCTCTCGACAGTGAACATCAAAAGTGATCCTGTTGCAATTCCGATTGGCCCCAGGTGATAGGGCTAACTCTCTTTGATCGCTCGATCGCCAGTCAGGACGCTTTCCGAGGCCCAAAATAAGGGGCTTGATGGGTTCGAGAAACCACCACATTCTTTCACTTATCCGATCGGGGCAACTTTTTCGGCAAAATCCCAGCTTGAGACCCGAAATGCCATCTGATCGATGGAACTCAATCCGAGGCTGCCGCTGCCATCGCTGATTCCTACAACCCCTATTCCTTACGCTCTCATCAAGCCGGCAACGTTCTCGCTCGATATGACGCATAGAGGTTGTTGGTTTTTGAAAGGGGATTAGACAGATGCTTAGGCAGCGACTCTTGATGATTGGAATCATCCTTCTGGCGCTGGGGGTCCAGCTGCGCCGTGTCGAACACTTTGTGGTGAACAAGCAAGTCACCCGAATTGTGGAAAATCGGCTGAAGCGGCCTGCTGCGGACGCTGTGAACAGTTTTGACGCTGGCTCCGATCCTTTCAAAAATACTTGGCAAACCAGCATCTCAGCCGCGCCAGCCAGCAGTCAAATGTCGGTGTCTCCACCCCGTTGGTTGGGTTTTTCAATGGTTTCGGTGGGGGCAGTGATGGTTTTGACTTGTCCGTGTTTCAAATCTTGACCTTCGGTAGTAGCCCTTTGCTGCATCCGCTGGCAGTCATTAGAATAGGCCGCTTACCAATGGTCGCCCGAAACAGGTCTGCGGGTGGCGAAGTCAAGATTTGAGGAGCTGCCTTCATGGCCGACCACCAGCGTATCCAGGTCACGGATGTAGACGACGTGGCCGTCGTCCGATTTGTTGATCGAAAGATTCTTGATGAACTAGTGATCCAGGAGCTTGGCCGAGAGCTCTTTTCGCTGGTTGAAGAGGAAAATCGCAAGAATCTGCTGTTGAATTTTACGAATGTCGAGTTCCTTTCCAGTGCTGCTTTGGGCAAGTTAATCTCGTTGCACAAAAAGGTGGAAAGAGCGGGGGGTAACCTGAAACTCACCAATATTCGCCCAGAAATCTATGATGTTTTCAAAATCACTCGGTTGAACGAAAAGTTTGACATCAGCGATGATCAGGAAGATGGCTTGGCTGCATTTGCTTCGGCGTGATAATTCCTAGGTGTTGGAACGCGACTGGACGAACCGTGTGATTGTCCAAGATTCGCCTCACATCGATTGGAATGTGCGTGAAGGATTGTTTCCGAGATTTCTGAGAGGCTGATCAAGGTGAGGATGCGGAAATGCTAGACAGCTGGACTTGGACGAAGAATCACGACATTCCGAGTTCGTCTGCTGATGGTCAACTTGTCATTCGCGAAATCGTTGATCAACTTCATCAACATGATTGGGCACGTGATGACGTCTTCGGCGTCCACTTGGCTTTAGAAGAAGCCGTTGTTAATGCGATTAAGCACGGTAACGGCGAAGATCCACAAAAGCGAGTGCAGGTGATCACGAAGATTTCGAGCCGTCGTTGCTGGATTCAAGTTCAGGACGAAGGGCCGGGCTTTAATCCGCAGGACGTGCCCGACTGCACGCTAGATGAAAATCTGGAGAAGTGCAGCGGGCGAGGGCTCCTATTGATGCGGAATTTCATGTCTTTGATCGAATATAATGAGGTAGGC
This genomic window contains:
- a CDS encoding STAS domain-containing protein yields the protein MADHQRIQVTDVDDVAVVRFVDRKILDELVIQELGRELFSLVEEENRKNLLLNFTNVEFLSSAALGKLISLHKKVERAGGNLKLTNIRPEIYDVFKITRLNEKFDISDDQEDGLAAFASA
- a CDS encoding ATP-binding protein, which codes for MLDSWTWTKNHDIPSSSADGQLVIREIVDQLHQHDWARDDVFGVHLALEEAVVNAIKHGNGEDPQKRVQVITKISSRRCWIQVQDEGPGFNPQDVPDCTLDENLEKCSGRGLLLMRNFMSLIEYNEVGNQVVLEKVLD